A single Pseudomonadota bacterium DNA region contains:
- the dnaJ gene encoding molecular chaperone DnaJ, which produces MPKEYYDILGVSQSASTDEIKKAYRKIAMKYHPDRNQGDKKAEEKFKEAAEAYEVLGNLEKRKIYDHYGIEGLKSSGYSGGPGNFNDIFSNFGDIFEDLFGFGGGSRRSANGPVHGADLRYDLSITFMEAVHGTEKEIEISKPDTCWTCEGSGIRPGHQPETCSTCQGRGQIMRSQGFFSVSSTCPSCGGRGQIIKEPCTDCDGKGLLEKKKKVSLKIPAGVDNGARMRLTGEGEGGRRGGPAGDLYVFLYIENHELFQRDGQDIYLELPLSMTQAALGCTPEIPTIHGDSTLEIPPGTQSGQRFTIRSEGVPSLRGKGRGNMIVVVTVKIPGNLTDRQKEILAEFAKLEEEKESEADTGFFKKIFKMTG; this is translated from the coding sequence ATGCCTAAAGAATACTACGACATACTTGGCGTTTCCCAGTCGGCCTCCACCGACGAGATCAAGAAAGCCTACCGCAAGATAGCCATGAAGTATCACCCCGACCGCAATCAGGGTGACAAAAAGGCGGAAGAAAAGTTCAAGGAAGCGGCGGAGGCCTACGAAGTCCTCGGCAATCTTGAGAAAAGGAAAATATACGACCACTACGGCATCGAAGGGCTGAAGAGCAGCGGCTACAGCGGCGGGCCCGGCAATTTCAATGATATCTTTTCCAATTTCGGTGATATCTTCGAGGACCTTTTCGGCTTTGGCGGCGGTTCCCGCAGGTCCGCCAACGGCCCGGTTCATGGCGCGGATCTTCGTTATGACCTGTCCATCACCTTTATGGAAGCGGTCCATGGCACTGAAAAAGAGATCGAAATATCCAAACCGGACACCTGCTGGACCTGCGAAGGATCAGGAATCAGACCAGGCCACCAGCCTGAGACATGTTCCACGTGCCAGGGTCGCGGCCAGATCATGCGGAGCCAGGGATTTTTCAGCGTCAGCAGCACCTGCCCTTCCTGTGGCGGTCGTGGCCAGATCATAAAAGAGCCCTGCACCGATTGCGACGGCAAGGGATTGCTCGAAAAGAAGAAGAAAGTTTCCCTCAAGATTCCGGCCGGAGTGGATAACGGCGCCAGAATGAGGCTGACCGGTGAAGGCGAGGGCGGAAGAAGAGGTGGCCCGGCCGGTGACCTGTACGTCTTCCTCTATATTGAAAACCATGAGTTGTTCCAGAGGGACGGCCAGGACATCTACCTTGAATTGCCACTGTCCATGACCCAGGCAGCGCTCGGTTGTACCCCGGAAATCCCGACCATCCACGGAGACTCCACACTCGAGATTCCCCCCGGCACCCAGTCCGGCCAGAGGTTCACCATCCGCTCCGAGGGAGTCCCGTCCCTCCGTGGGAAGGGCAGGGGAAACATGATCGTCGTGGTCACTGTCAAGATCCCCGGGAACCTCACCGACCGACAGAAAGAGATACTTGCTGAATTTGCGAAGCTCGAAGAAGAAAAAGAATCGGAGGCTGACACTGGTTTTTTTAAAAAGATTTTTAAAATGACCGGCTGA
- the dksA gene encoding RNA polymerase-binding protein DksA encodes MDEKKLAHFKLKLEEMSSSILSEADKTISEMTDHSDNYPDPTDRASAESDRSFELRIRDRERKLLNKIKKASDRIENGTYGICDECGDEISIERLEARPVTTYCIECKTRQEADEKSRT; translated from the coding sequence ATGGACGAGAAGAAACTGGCTCATTTCAAGCTTAAACTTGAAGAGATGAGCTCCAGCATTCTTAGCGAAGCTGACAAAACTATTTCCGAGATGACCGATCACAGTGACAATTACCCCGACCCGACCGACCGGGCCTCGGCTGAATCGGACCGCAGCTTTGAACTCAGAATCCGGGACAGGGAACGCAAACTTCTGAACAAGATCAAAAAAGCTTCCGACCGAATAGAAAACGGGACGTATGGCATCTGTGATGAATGTGGGGACGAGATCAGCATAGAAAGACTGGAGGCCAGACCCGTAACCACCTATTGTATTGAATGCAAAACCAGACAGGAAGCCGACGAAAAATCAAGAACCTGA
- the galT gene encoding galactose-1-phosphate uridylyltransferase, whose product MPELRKDPILGRWIIISTERGKRPTDFIVEGNNSKGGFCPLCPGNESTTPSEVLSYGRNQGFANQPGWSLRVVPNKYPALVIEGDIDKEGEGLYDKMNGIGAHEVIVETPDHNASFSHLPHELMIQVFWAFRDRITDLERDPRFRYAMIFKNFGRAAGASLEHSHSQLVALPVLPRLIVSELEGSKNYYKYKDRCVYCDIIRQEIKQDIRIVSQNEHFIAITPYAPRSPFEMWILPKHHEYSYSSMGKDRYERLTSIFSEVMRRLDACIPGVPYNFVLHTAPLRSEPLEYYHWHFEIMPKLTSIAGFEWGSGFYINPLPPEDAAKYLREAKI is encoded by the coding sequence ATGCCTGAACTTCGCAAAGACCCTATTCTCGGTCGCTGGATAATTATCTCAACCGAACGCGGTAAGCGGCCCACCGATTTCATTGTTGAGGGGAACAACAGCAAGGGTGGATTCTGCCCTCTCTGCCCAGGCAACGAATCCACAACCCCGTCGGAAGTTCTCAGCTATGGACGAAATCAGGGGTTTGCCAACCAGCCCGGCTGGAGCCTGCGGGTGGTTCCGAACAAATACCCGGCGCTGGTGATTGAAGGGGATATCGACAAGGAGGGAGAAGGCCTCTACGATAAAATGAACGGGATCGGCGCCCACGAGGTCATTGTCGAAACCCCGGACCACAACGCCTCTTTCTCACACCTCCCCCATGAACTCATGATTCAGGTCTTCTGGGCCTTCAGAGACCGGATAACCGACCTTGAGCGGGACCCCCGTTTCCGTTACGCGATGATCTTCAAGAACTTCGGCCGTGCCGCCGGCGCCTCTCTTGAACACTCCCACTCACAATTGGTCGCCCTGCCCGTTTTGCCGCGCCTTATCGTCTCGGAACTGGAGGGCAGCAAAAACTATTACAAGTACAAAGACCGATGCGTTTACTGCGACATTATCCGCCAGGAGATCAAGCAGGACATAAGAATCGTCAGCCAGAACGAACATTTCATCGCCATCACCCCATACGCTCCCCGTTCACCTTTTGAAATGTGGATTCTGCCGAAACACCACGAATACTCATACAGCTCCATGGGCAAAGACCGTTACGAAAGACTCACCTCGATCTTTTCCGAGGTGATGCGAAGGCTCGACGCCTGTATCCCCGGGGTCCCCTATAATTTTGTCCTGCATACCGCTCCGCTGCGTTCAGAGCCCCTTGAATATTATCACTGGCATTTTGAAATCATGCCCAAGCTCACTTCCATTGCCGGATTCGAGTGGGGTTCCGGGTTTTACATTAATCCTCTGCCGCCGGAAGATGCCGCAAAATACCTGAGGGAAGCCAAGATCTGA
- a CDS encoding response regulator translates to MHKILLVDDEESIHLLYREELEDAGYEVLSAMNGEEALNILKGTKPNLVILDINMPGMNGIDVLRKIKEASPDLPVILSSAYQEFKQDLSSWASDAFIVKSADMSELLEAVERHIRR, encoded by the coding sequence ATGCACAAGATTCTGCTTGTTGATGACGAAGAGAGCATCCACCTCCTCTACCGTGAAGAACTTGAAGATGCCGGGTACGAAGTGCTTTCAGCGATGAATGGAGAGGAAGCGCTGAACATCCTGAAAGGCACAAAGCCAAACCTCGTGATCCTTGATATCAATATGCCCGGAATGAACGGCATCGATGTGCTGCGAAAGATCAAGGAGGCCTCTCCCGATCTGCCGGTAATCTTAAGTTCCGCTTACCAGGAGTTCAAACAGGACCTTTCATCGTGGGCTTCGGATGCCTTCATCGTCAAATCGGCCGATATGAGTGAACTGCTTGAGGCTGTCGAGCGTCATATCAGACGATAA
- a CDS encoding GTP cyclohydrolase I FolE2, whose product MKDIQSQHDHRRISIKKVGVKNISYPISVLDKAHHHQQTVATVNMFVNLPHHFKGTHMSRFVEILNRFHGNINLESFHLILEEMKAKLQAEEAHMEIEFPYFLKTGHGQGGVGINEYSCRMHGSLDQEDDLTLETRVPIYPPQASQKDNSMPRSLGRWGVADICLRFRHFIWIEDLIKMVEEVTLHNLNWADLISGTPDSHLSVEQITKAIAVKLSGNKDIRWFTVTVRNLAEGLSTFATIEWPDA is encoded by the coding sequence ATGAAAGATATCCAAAGCCAGCACGATCACCGCCGCATCAGTATCAAGAAAGTCGGCGTGAAAAACATTTCATATCCCATCTCGGTTCTGGACAAGGCCCACCACCACCAGCAGACGGTGGCGACCGTCAACATGTTCGTCAACCTGCCCCACCACTTCAAGGGCACCCACATGAGCAGGTTTGTGGAAATCCTGAACCGTTTCCACGGCAATATCAATCTGGAAAGCTTCCACCTCATCCTTGAGGAGATGAAGGCAAAACTCCAGGCCGAAGAAGCCCATATGGAGATAGAATTTCCCTACTTCCTGAAAACCGGACACGGTCAGGGTGGGGTCGGGATCAATGAATACAGCTGCCGGATGCACGGGTCCCTTGACCAGGAAGATGATCTGACCCTTGAGACCCGGGTGCCGATTTACCCCCCCCAGGCAAGCCAGAAAGACAACAGCATGCCCAGGTCTCTCGGGCGCTGGGGAGTTGCCGACATCTGCCTGCGGTTCAGACATTTCATCTGGATTGAAGATCTGATAAAAATGGTTGAAGAAGTGACCCTGCATAACTTAAACTGGGCCGACCTGATCAGCGGAACACCTGACAGTCATCTTTCCGTTGAGCAGATCACCAAGGCCATTGCCGTAAAGCTGTCCGGGAACAAAGACATCAGATGGTTCACGGTCACCGTTAGAAACCTGGCTGAGGGATTAAGCACCTTTGCCACGATCGAATGGCCTGATGCCTGA